One Opitutaceae bacterium DNA window includes the following coding sequences:
- a CDS encoding carboxypeptidase regulatory-like domain-containing protein — translation MSEFTSFLSISRIGSVASSVAFFTALTINLTGAPLNISSNTELPEDTVASYDSIAVSGGAILTIGGGSDITVTGAVTVSGNSEIVFAGKNIDAKVNEQWQGEGSSLTAASVTIDSGSAIHADGQGYRSGLLGLYNLGTGPGGYQGSGSIQGNYSASHGGKGTGTAPATDPIGPVYGSMLEPTELGSSSFGYASPMQGGGAIRLIVSGTLTVNGRISADGTAQGTNHSGATGGSIWITTATLTGSGLIRANASGKGAASTNRGSGGGRVAVYYNSASGFASLTNIRSASGSDTDASEDGTVWLEQTSGGKRHLTVVGRVDLDGFETEELDSIVVEDGGSLELPGGIDLSVAESILVMDGGTVRAEGKNNTERVGGVWLGEGIHVTVPVLTIEEGGVFHADGQGYQVDASNFYHNLGTGPGGSAVSTYGASYGGSGASSAQLVAPPAAYGSLLEPTDLGSSSYGYTSRTYGGGAIHLTVLDTLTVDGRLSANGLADGTNHLGATGGSIWITTENLAGSGSVQANASPKGTTTANRHSGGGRIAVYYSDASGFDDLKTIEARSGGTDDASEDGTVFLLDVDNGAGDLIVTGRVAIPEDAFETLESISILDTGLLEIFGGATLQVNGAVDVAAGGRIVFRSKGLLKSFRDEWEGEGSHLMAGTLNLPEGASVSADGQGYLEGPGSFLRQWVNLGASHGGLASGQTEPVYGTAVRPLTPGSGGGAGITGYTAGGGALRITTSESIVLDGSITADGVAQGTSQSGATGGSIWITTPSLTGTGTIQANAAESGTVAANGDSGGGRVAIYSSSAIGLPSENIEAAGQGEAEDGTVVLEESGDMFWLDELPTVLHGSRSVSWYAGALASGQSVRLIARQDGTDNTILTSDDPVGFSTAEFGAVSNGLADLKLQVIGSGGSVVRELVTGHSIRNDINWHSGEVSGDEIWAAGTVHVIEDDLLIGKGASVTVEAGAVVKVMPGVLVSLRFDGAFLAEGTAGSPTVITSWMDDTAGGDTNADGDTTAPAVNDWNGFLLDYGSLLELSAYSPVRYSRQTWQGELEGTTHLVGGAVHRVTGNLAVGEWTKLFIEPGAIVKMADGADLVFDPNTVLESRGTPARPVVITSILDDAIGGDTNGDGDETSPAPGDWGKIETNIGVNLVDNTHILYGGDGNTYGSIGNAGGAESILTIRNSVVADAFYDAISCRQGTIRVENTVIAGADRGLARFAFADVDVVNCTFDNNRMALFQHAPGEFRIRNSIIANSLEYGIYQDSGSASDIKVSHTLFWNPEATKGDVVSVYGTGSLGQFSFTITSDGNVNEDPLFGTRDPVFGLGLSEGSPAIDAADGNLAPERDKRGRERRDELSAADTGIAKNGVVPDMGAYEFYENAPTEVDLKAVNLSGPESVMTGAAVTLEWTVSNIGIPLEGAIWKSRIYLVAAASPGSERILVGESVTEISGTFSTGAELTEETALHVPFVPEGGYLWVVDVNVANTPFEGANRVNNLVTSDKATFVGIPELTTEQLLSGVFDVESDRFAFKFRASGGSDWLIVLDAEGESGRTRLYANRGRLAGPVDASESGLPGEPDSLINLSGPDADTWYILGVAERNPDGDLPFSIAVSEVGFELLGVHPSSGSLPGPVTLALDGTGLRPDAEVVLSDGSGGERDAVGTVFDSGRLSATFDLAGLSVGAFDVVVRQGENEDTLENAFQVGTGNPGRLMTRFLLPDAVRSGRLYTAWLEYQNVGGTDLMAPVIGVYGVDGVKLGLTRDEDAVIHDALSLAAISDTDTPWILPPGYRGRLAVVFKAVSGRNVLESTTTTTATTDAMNWSEVGAAIRPDDPPDGWDDIWSLLVEEYGSTAGDYARMVGDAISRYHRETGIASDSLREPLQYLVFGVRDELVSDLSGRVVNTGSGQAVAGASVSLVHTVTSERVAATTARDGSFHLLLPAVGTYEVRVDEYLVLEGSAELEWDGKDPLAGLEIAVSAGSILEGSVRLPVGVSGDLVVVGAQRAEGDESYSVKVSELGRYRFGGLPDGRYELRAGGPGLVADGPVSVSVSEAVYTPGPEFSLGAGGSIAGEVWDAEDNPLAGATVIAIGADSSAASLTGESGDFSVSGLGTGTFSVIVATEGYKRVELGGVAVESGTVTALDPIMLAVAGTINGRVLSSGEGVPGVPVSAVSGDEPLLGQVSDSEGRFTFFNAFVGDWTVTADDPAFELASGMVTVTDPAVPVSLEINLVESEVLAGQVDASGDGGAADAVGLRLVRPDDSVTFAVTDESGAYRFGRLEPGAYTISLYDGSQASQFTVVDGQQPDSVDFSIDRGALRGDLDFPGDLDEPVVMKVKRSGAVVLEQAVANPGSYAFDYLATGDYSIDFAHSTLSFPSIASITVSANETAVIDTIAPGSVDATIRVVDDASEDPAPGALLRVSRPESGFEQLLALDANGTVIVNGLAPARYWLDALLPDKSSEPVPIDVESEPIDLELRVATSGSVSGRVADPLDTGLALIEVAAYRDGSEEPPRQFFTDNDGEYSVDFLPPGTYTLVYGATLFDGLETLISPKIVADVTVSSGTSTDLDVTLVVDTVGFEGVVSTADGSRPLSGSVELRDAEGRLLAVSSIDSDGGYRLPRPDPGSYSIDGQMHHYLVPPVSTTAVNGVVDLPLAADWVGGWYYRLENEPNSGDSRPVAYEGFARPAGAFSQSSVIGTMLGWIRAEMGEPPERQSPLSEVPNTYNDVCPCPEAIAAWEKVQRLQRAADVYWNDWNNQWISGWDQVAADVGIFGVRLGELAGSLLASSYKAPEAIADVKEAAEFLSKLETAVRAGKNLDQLSLNELLEAIEGVNRAKNLAMALFDNRGSIAGAAQSAVGIGGPAGNVNGIWDAITNPSTFSTKGGFLTFTTNLNDFVSNVSGVLGATTSAVNLLGALNDNPKLAKFGLGKVLDKLGPITDVLKPVLAAAEVAKSAAGAIGQVQRAKDNYENMLAQRDAVYNTIGSLIVGCFRNCCVPPEDCCKKRGNRCPPPPPPPGPKNRPPGSTNGVEAIDPNDKSTIGVGAGGYIAPDSVIVFTIRFENVSTATAAAQLVTITDILDMDLDWSTLELLEIGFNGTVVEIPSGLSQYEGTAEVESDPYPVQVSFLFDDDSGTALWSMKSFDPETGDYPEDAFAGFLPPNDETGRGEGYVSFLIEPKAGLVDGTEILNSAEIVFDVNDPIVTNETVNTIDSKAPTSSVAALAASSGRSFAVSWTGEDAGGAGVAYYDVYVSVNGGEWTLWQEGTTETSADYQGTPGSSYAFYVHATDALGFANPVAPTAQAQTIAGVSFLVNIANRGGVGTGPNIMIPGFVINGTGTKKVLVRAVGPELETYSVTGFLEDPELRVVSGGTVVAANDDWSDAANAAEIATVANQVGAFPLKDGSKDAAALLDLVPGSYTVKASGVGQTTGVALVEVYDVDDSANPGAKLVNISNRGEVGVGAAIMIPGFVIGGESAKTVLIRGVGPKLADYNVTGVLEDPTLRLFRAGEATPLLTNDNWSDAANAAELAAAADTVGAFALDAGSKDAAVLVTLEPGSYTVKVSGAGGTEGVALVEVYEVGD, via the coding sequence ATGTCCGAGTTTACGTCCTTCCTCTCGATCAGCCGAATCGGATCTGTTGCCAGTTCCGTAGCGTTCTTCACCGCCCTTACGATCAACCTGACGGGCGCTCCGTTGAACATCAGCTCGAACACGGAACTGCCCGAGGACACCGTGGCCAGCTACGACAGCATCGCGGTCAGCGGCGGCGCGATACTGACGATCGGAGGCGGGTCGGACATCACGGTGACGGGCGCGGTGACCGTCTCGGGCAACTCTGAAATCGTCTTTGCCGGCAAGAACATCGATGCGAAGGTCAATGAACAATGGCAGGGTGAAGGGTCCAGCCTGACCGCTGCGTCGGTGACGATTGACTCGGGCAGCGCGATTCATGCAGACGGTCAGGGCTATCGTTCGGGTCTGCTGGGGTTGTACAATCTGGGGACGGGTCCGGGCGGCTACCAGGGCAGCGGATCTATTCAGGGAAACTACTCCGCCAGTCACGGTGGCAAAGGAACCGGGACGGCCCCTGCTACAGATCCGATTGGCCCGGTTTATGGATCGATGCTGGAACCCACCGAATTGGGATCGTCCTCTTTTGGCTATGCATCGCCGATGCAGGGCGGTGGAGCGATCCGCCTGATCGTCTCGGGCACTTTGACCGTGAACGGCCGGATTTCGGCCGACGGAACAGCTCAGGGGACCAACCACTCCGGAGCGACGGGCGGGTCTATCTGGATCACGACGGCGACCCTGACGGGTTCTGGGTTGATTCGGGCCAATGCTTCGGGCAAGGGCGCGGCCAGCACGAACCGTGGAAGCGGAGGTGGTCGTGTCGCGGTCTACTACAACAGTGCTTCGGGATTTGCGTCTCTGACGAATATTCGCTCCGCAAGTGGCAGCGACACCGATGCGAGCGAGGATGGTACGGTCTGGCTGGAGCAGACGTCCGGCGGAAAGCGCCACCTCACAGTGGTGGGGCGGGTTGATCTGGATGGTTTTGAGACCGAGGAACTGGACTCGATCGTCGTGGAGGATGGGGGATCCCTGGAACTTCCTGGTGGGATCGATCTGTCGGTTGCGGAGTCGATCCTGGTGATGGACGGAGGCACCGTCCGTGCGGAGGGCAAGAACAACACTGAGAGAGTCGGCGGAGTCTGGCTGGGTGAAGGGATTCACGTGACCGTCCCCGTGCTCACGATTGAGGAGGGCGGTGTCTTTCATGCCGATGGCCAGGGTTACCAGGTGGATGCCAGTAACTTCTACCACAATCTCGGCACTGGTCCCGGTGGGTCGGCGGTGTCCACCTACGGCGCCAGCTACGGAGGAAGTGGCGCCTCGAGCGCACAGTTGGTTGCTCCGCCCGCTGCCTATGGATCCCTGCTTGAGCCCACGGATCTCGGCTCGTCGTCGTATGGATACACCTCGCGAACCTATGGCGGAGGCGCCATTCACCTGACCGTTTTGGATACGCTCACGGTCGACGGACGGCTTTCGGCCAACGGCCTGGCCGATGGGACGAATCACCTCGGCGCCACCGGCGGATCGATCTGGATCACCACGGAAAACCTCGCTGGATCGGGCTCCGTCCAGGCCAATGCCTCCCCGAAAGGAACGACCACGGCCAATCGCCACAGCGGAGGCGGCCGCATCGCGGTCTACTACTCGGACGCATCCGGCTTCGACGACTTGAAAACGATCGAGGCACGGAGCGGCGGCACCGATGACGCGAGCGAGGACGGAACGGTCTTTCTCCTCGACGTCGACAACGGAGCCGGCGACCTCATCGTGACCGGACGGGTGGCCATCCCGGAAGACGCTTTCGAGACCCTCGAGTCAATCAGCATTCTGGATACAGGACTGCTCGAAATCTTCGGGGGGGCGACCCTGCAGGTGAACGGAGCGGTCGATGTGGCCGCTGGCGGACGGATCGTCTTCCGGTCCAAGGGACTCCTGAAATCGTTTCGTGACGAGTGGGAGGGTGAGGGTAGTCACCTGATGGCAGGGACCCTCAACCTGCCGGAGGGTGCTTCCGTCTCGGCCGACGGGCAGGGTTATCTCGAGGGGCCCGGATCGTTTCTGCGGCAGTGGGTCAACCTCGGGGCGAGTCACGGCGGACTCGCATCCGGTCAGACCGAACCGGTATACGGCACGGCGGTCCGCCCGCTGACCCCGGGCTCCGGGGGCGGTGCGGGCATCACCGGCTACACGGCGGGTGGCGGGGCCCTTCGCATCACGACGTCCGAATCGATTGTTCTCGACGGCAGCATTACGGCAGACGGGGTCGCCCAGGGCACCAGCCAGTCCGGCGCGACCGGAGGGTCGATCTGGATCACGACGCCGTCGCTGACGGGTACGGGCACGATCCAGGCGAACGCGGCCGAAAGCGGAACGGTGGCCGCCAATGGCGACAGCGGTGGAGGACGGGTCGCGATCTACAGCTCAAGCGCGATCGGGTTGCCGTCCGAGAACATCGAAGCCGCCGGGCAGGGTGAGGCCGAGGACGGCACCGTGGTCCTTGAGGAAAGTGGTGACATGTTCTGGCTGGACGAGCTTCCGACCGTCCTGCACGGGTCGCGTTCAGTCAGCTGGTATGCCGGGGCTCTGGCGTCCGGGCAGAGTGTTCGTCTGATCGCGCGCCAGGATGGAACGGACAACACGATCCTGACATCCGATGACCCCGTGGGATTCTCGACGGCGGAATTCGGTGCGGTTTCGAACGGCCTGGCCGATCTGAAGCTGCAGGTCATCGGCTCCGGTGGTTCCGTCGTACGTGAACTCGTGACCGGTCATTCAATCCGCAATGACATCAACTGGCACTCAGGCGAGGTCTCTGGGGATGAAATCTGGGCGGCCGGCACAGTCCACGTGATCGAGGACGACCTGTTGATCGGCAAGGGCGCGAGCGTGACAGTCGAGGCGGGCGCGGTGGTCAAGGTCATGCCGGGGGTACTGGTTTCACTACGCTTCGACGGGGCCTTTCTCGCCGAGGGAACGGCCGGCAGTCCGACTGTGATCACTTCCTGGATGGACGATACCGCCGGCGGCGACACCAACGCCGACGGAGACACGACCGCGCCCGCAGTGAACGACTGGAATGGCTTCCTGCTCGACTACGGTTCCCTGCTTGAACTCTCCGCGTATTCACCAGTTCGCTACTCCCGCCAGACGTGGCAGGGTGAACTCGAAGGCACCACCCATCTGGTCGGCGGGGCGGTCCACCGGGTGACCGGCAACCTCGCCGTGGGCGAGTGGACCAAGCTCTTCATCGAGCCGGGTGCGATCGTGAAGATGGCAGACGGCGCCGATCTCGTCTTCGACCCGAACACCGTCCTGGAGTCGCGGGGAACCCCGGCCCGGCCGGTTGTCATAACCTCGATCCTGGACGACGCCATCGGGGGCGACACCAACGGAGATGGCGACGAAACGTCACCGGCACCTGGCGACTGGGGCAAGATCGAAACGAACATCGGCGTCAACCTCGTCGACAACACGCACATCCTCTACGGCGGCGACGGCAATACCTACGGGTCGATCGGCAATGCGGGCGGCGCGGAGTCTATACTAACCATCCGGAACAGCGTGGTCGCGGACGCGTTTTATGATGCGATCTCCTGTCGCCAGGGCACCATCCGGGTTGAAAACACGGTCATCGCGGGTGCAGACCGCGGCCTTGCACGTTTTGCCTTTGCGGATGTGGACGTGGTCAATTGCACCTTCGACAACAATCGGATGGCACTCTTCCAGCATGCCCCCGGAGAATTCCGCATCCGCAACTCCATCATCGCAAATTCCCTGGAATACGGGATCTATCAGGACAGCGGCTCCGCCTCCGATATCAAGGTTTCTCATACGCTGTTCTGGAATCCCGAGGCAACCAAGGGCGATGTCGTTTCGGTCTACGGGACCGGATCGTTGGGCCAGTTCAGCTTCACGATCACATCGGACGGAAACGTGAACGAGGATCCGCTCTTCGGTACCCGTGATCCAGTTTTCGGGCTGGGGTTGTCTGAAGGTTCGCCGGCCATTGACGCGGCCGACGGCAACCTTGCACCGGAGCGGGACAAGCGGGGCCGTGAACGCAGGGACGAACTGTCCGCCGCCGATACCGGCATCGCAAAGAACGGGGTCGTTCCGGATATGGGTGCCTATGAGTTCTACGAGAACGCGCCGACGGAAGTGGATTTGAAGGCGGTGAACCTTTCCGGGCCGGAATCGGTGATGACCGGCGCTGCGGTGACCTTGGAATGGACGGTTTCGAACATCGGAATCCCACTGGAGGGCGCAATCTGGAAGAGCCGGATCTACCTGGTGGCCGCCGCGAGCCCCGGGTCCGAAAGAATCCTCGTCGGCGAGTCGGTCACAGAGATTTCCGGAACCTTCAGCACGGGCGCGGAACTGACCGAAGAGACGGCCCTCCATGTCCCCTTCGTTCCCGAGGGCGGTTACCTCTGGGTGGTGGATGTCAACGTCGCGAACACGCCGTTCGAGGGTGCCAATCGGGTGAACAACCTGGTTACATCGGACAAGGCCACCTTTGTCGGGATACCCGAATTGACGACGGAGCAGTTGCTTTCCGGCGTGTTTGACGTCGAAAGCGACCGGTTTGCCTTCAAGTTCAGGGCGTCGGGGGGTAGTGACTGGTTGATCGTGCTCGATGCAGAAGGGGAAAGCGGGAGGACGCGGCTCTACGCGAACAGGGGACGACTGGCCGGCCCAGTCGACGCCTCGGAATCGGGTCTTCCGGGCGAGCCCGATTCGCTGATCAACCTCTCGGGACCGGACGCGGACACCTGGTACATCCTTGGCGTGGCCGAGAGGAACCCCGACGGGGATTTACCCTTTAGCATCGCGGTCAGCGAAGTCGGCTTCGAACTCCTCGGCGTGCACCCGTCCTCGGGTTCGCTGCCGGGCCCCGTCACGCTTGCCCTTGACGGAACCGGACTCCGACCCGATGCCGAAGTGGTCCTCTCCGACGGTTCGGGCGGCGAGCGGGACGCGGTCGGAACGGTCTTCGACTCCGGACGCCTCTCCGCGACCTTCGACTTGGCTGGCCTTTCGGTCGGGGCCTTCGATGTCGTGGTCCGTCAGGGTGAAAACGAAGACACTCTCGAGAATGCCTTCCAGGTCGGTACCGGGAATCCCGGGCGACTGATGACCCGCTTTCTCCTGCCGGATGCAGTTCGTTCCGGCCGTCTCTACACGGCATGGCTGGAATACCAGAACGTGGGCGGAACCGACCTGATGGCGCCGGTCATCGGCGTTTACGGCGTTGACGGCGTCAAGCTCGGCCTGACCCGGGACGAGGACGCGGTCATCCACGATGCGCTCTCCCTGGCGGCCATCTCGGACACAGACACGCCATGGATCCTGCCGCCCGGATACCGGGGCCGCCTCGCCGTCGTTTTCAAGGCGGTCAGTGGACGCAACGTGCTGGAGTCAACGACGACCACGACAGCGACAACCGATGCAATGAACTGGTCGGAAGTTGGCGCGGCCATCAGGCCGGATGATCCACCCGACGGCTGGGACGACATCTGGTCGCTGCTGGTCGAGGAATACGGCTCGACGGCAGGCGACTACGCCCGAATGGTCGGCGACGCCATCAGCCGCTACCACCGCGAGACGGGGATCGCCTCAGACTCGCTTCGTGAACCTCTGCAATACCTGGTTTTCGGGGTTCGCGATGAACTTGTATCCGATCTTTCGGGACGCGTGGTTAATACCGGTTCAGGTCAGGCGGTGGCCGGGGCATCGGTTTCGCTTGTCCATACGGTGACATCGGAAAGGGTTGCGGCCACCACCGCGCGCGATGGAAGCTTCCATCTTCTGTTGCCGGCTGTCGGCACTTATGAAGTCAGAGTCGATGAGTACCTCGTGCTCGAAGGCTCGGCTGAACTGGAGTGGGATGGAAAGGATCCGCTGGCAGGGCTGGAGATTGCCGTCAGTGCGGGAAGTATTCTTGAAGGATCGGTCCGATTGCCGGTCGGCGTGAGCGGAGACCTGGTCGTGGTTGGCGCTCAGCGAGCGGAGGGCGACGAGTCCTACAGCGTAAAAGTTTCCGAGTTGGGACGATACCGCTTCGGCGGGCTGCCGGATGGTCGCTATGAACTGCGGGCCGGTGGGCCTGGTTTGGTGGCCGATGGGCCGGTGTCCGTATCCGTCAGCGAGGCCGTTTACACGCCTGGGCCGGAATTTTCGCTTGGTGCCGGAGGATCGATCGCCGGTGAGGTTTGGGATGCGGAAGACAACCCGCTGGCTGGAGCCACCGTAATCGCGATTGGGGCAGATTCCAGTGCGGCCAGCCTGACCGGGGAATCTGGAGACTTTTCTGTTTCGGGATTGGGGACAGGCACGTTTTCGGTCATCGTGGCAACCGAAGGGTACAAGCGCGTCGAATTGGGCGGTGTTGCGGTCGAGAGCGGAACCGTCACGGCGCTTGATCCCATCATGCTTGCGGTCGCCGGCACGATCAATGGCCGCGTCCTGTCAAGTGGCGAGGGTGTGCCCGGGGTGCCTGTTTCGGCCGTCTCAGGAGACGAGCCGCTCCTTGGGCAGGTATCGGATTCCGAAGGCCGTTTCACCTTTTTCAACGCATTCGTGGGTGACTGGACCGTTACAGCAGACGATCCGGCCTTTGAGCTCGCCAGCGGCATGGTGACGGTGACGGATCCGGCGGTTCCGGTCTCGCTCGAGATCAATCTGGTGGAGTCGGAGGTTCTGGCCGGGCAGGTGGATGCTTCGGGCGACGGCGGGGCTGCCGATGCCGTCGGTTTGCGTCTCGTGCGTCCCGACGACTCCGTCACCTTTGCGGTGACCGACGAATCTGGTGCCTATCGGTTCGGACGTCTCGAACCGGGAGCTTACACGATCAGCCTTTATGACGGATCCCAGGCCAGTCAGTTCACCGTCGTCGACGGTCAACAACCGGATTCCGTTGATTTTTCCATCGATCGCGGAGCACTCCGGGGCGATCTCGACTTTCCAGGAGACCTCGACGAGCCGGTGGTTATGAAGGTGAAGAGATCGGGTGCGGTTGTACTCGAACAGGCTGTCGCCAACCCGGGCTCCTATGCCTTCGACTACCTTGCGACCGGCGACTACTCGATCGATTTCGCACACTCGACTCTGTCGTTTCCTTCAATCGCATCAATCACGGTGTCTGCCAACGAAACGGCCGTGATCGACACAATTGCTCCGGGCTCAGTCGATGCGACGATCCGGGTAGTCGATGATGCCAGCGAGGATCCGGCACCGGGAGCCCTCCTCAGGGTATCGCGGCCAGAATCGGGATTCGAGCAGTTGTTGGCTCTGGATGCGAACGGAACCGTGATTGTGAATGGCCTGGCACCCGCACGCTACTGGCTTGATGCCCTCCTGCCGGACAAATCGAGCGAACCTGTTCCAATTGACGTGGAGTCCGAACCGATCGACCTGGAATTGAGGGTGGCCACGTCCGGGTCGGTGTCAGGACGGGTCGCTGATCCCCTCGATACGGGCCTTGCGTTGATCGAGGTTGCCGCTTATAGGGATGGCAGCGAAGAGCCGCCGAGGCAATTCTTCACTGACAACGATGGGGAGTATTCCGTCGATTTCCTTCCACCAGGGACCTATACGTTGGTTTATGGCGCGACCCTCTTTGACGGGCTCGAGACCCTGATCTCCCCGAAGATCGTTGCCGATGTGACGGTCTCCTCAGGCACGTCAACGGACCTCGATGTGACGCTTGTTGTGGATACCGTCGGTTTCGAGGGCGTGGTCTCGACTGCCGACGGTTCGCGGCCCCTGTCGGGTTCGGTAGAATTGCGGGATGCAGAGGGAAGATTGCTGGCCGTGTCTTCGATTGATTCGGACGGCGGGTATCGACTGCCGCGCCCCGACCCGGGAAGCTATTCGATCGACGGACAAATGCACCATTATCTCGTGCCGCCGGTATCCACGACGGCAGTCAATGGCGTGGTCGACCTTCCACTTGCCGCGGATTGGGTGGGCGGATGGTATTACCGGCTGGAGAACGAGCCGAACTCCGGGGATAGTCGACCGGTAGCCTACGAGGGTTTCGCACGACCGGCGGGTGCGTTCAGCCAGTCATCCGTCATTGGCACTATGCTGGGGTGGATCCGAGCGGAAATGGGGGAACCACCGGAGCGGCAGAGCCCACTCAGCGAGGTGCCGAACACCTACAACGATGTCTGTCCCTGTCCGGAAGCGATCGCCGCATGGGAAAAGGTGCAGCGTCTTCAACGGGCGGCCGATGTCTACTGGAACGACTGGAACAACCAATGGATTTCAGGCTGGGACCAGGTCGCGGCCGATGTGGGGATCTTTGGAGTCCGTCTCGGGGAACTGGCCGGCTCGCTCCTCGCGAGTTCCTACAAGGCACCCGAGGCCATTGCGGACGTCAAAGAGGCCGCCGAGTTCTTGTCCAAACTCGAGACTGCGGTCCGCGCAGGCAAGAACCTGGATCAGTTGAGTCTGAATGAGCTCTTGGAGGCAATCGAGGGCGTCAATCGGGCAAAGAACCTTGCCATGGCCCTGTTCGACAACCGCGGCTCCATTGCAGGCGCCGCGCAATCGGCCGTCGGAATTGGGGGGCCTGCCGGCAATGTCAACGGAATCTGGGATGCGATCACGAATCCCTCGACCTTCAGCACCAAAGGCGGGTTCCTGACCTTCACAACCAATCTGAACGACTTCGTCAGCAACGTCAGCGGAGTTCTTGGAGCAACCACCTCCGCCGTAAACCTACTTGGCGCGCTTAATGACAATCCAAAGCTCGCCAAGTTCGGTCTCGGGAAAGTCCTCGACAAGCTTGGGCCGATCACCGACGTCCTGAAACCGGTGTTGGCTGCGGCCGAAGTCGCCAAGTCAGCCGCCGGCGCAATCGGCCAGGTCCAACGCGCAAAGGACAACTACGAGAACATGCTCGCCCAGCGCGATGCGGTCTACAACACGATCGGTTCATTGATTGTCGGCTGTTTCAGAAACTGCTGCGTTCCCCCCGAAGACTGCTGCAAAAAGCGAGGGAACCGCTGTCCACCACCTCCTCCGCCTCCGGGGCCGAAGAACCGTCCTCCCGGATCGACGAATGGCGTCGAGGCGATCGATCCCAATGACAAGTCCACGATAGGAGTGGGCGCCGGGGGTTATATTGCGCCTGACTCGGTCATCGTTTTCACGATACGGTTCGAGAATGTTTCCACGGCGACAGCCGCGGCCCAGCTGGTGACGATCACCGATATTCTCGACATGGACCTGGACTGGTCGACGCTCGAACTCCTCGAGATCGGTTTCAACGGCACGGTAGTCGAGATTCCGTCCGGGTTGAGCCAGTACGAAGGGACGGCCGAAGTGGAGAGCGATCCCTACCCGGTACAGGTCAGTTTCCTCTTCGATGACGACTCCGGCACGGCACTGTGGTCGATGAAGTCGTTCGATCCGGAGACCGGCGACTATCCGGAGGATGCCTTTGCCGGATTCCTGCCGCCCAACGACGAGACGGGGCGGGGCGAAGGTTACGTCAGCTTCCTGATCGAGCCGAAGGCCGGTCTGGTCGACGGAACCGAAATCCTGAACTCGGCCGAAATCGTTTTCGATGTGAACGACCCGATCGTGACCAATGAGACGGTCAACACGATCGACTCGAAGGCCCCGACATCCTCGGTGGCCGCCCTGGCAGCGAGTTCCGGGCGAAGCTTCGCGGTAAGTTGGACGGGCGAAGACGCCGGCGGGGCCGGGGTGGCGTACTACGATGTCTATGTCTCGGTCAATGGCGGGGAGTGGACCCTGTGGCAGGAAGGCACGACTGAAACCAGTGCCGACTACCAGGGCACGCCGGGCTCCTCCTACGCCTTCTACGTCCACGCGACGGATGCGCTTGGCTTTGCCAATCCGGTGGCGCCGACGGCGCAGGCCCAGACCATCGCCGGGGTCTCTTTCCTGGTGAACATCGCCAATCGCGGCGGAGTGGGGACCGGACCCAACATCATGATACCGGGCTTCGTCATCAACGGCACCGGGACCAAGAAGGTTCTGGTGCGGGCGGTCGGTCCGGAACTGGAGACCTACAGCGTCACCGGCTTCCTCGAGGATCCGGAACTGCGGGTGGTCTCAGGGGGCACGGTTGTTGCGGCCAATGACGATTGGTCCGATGCGGCCAATGCGGCGGAGATTGCCACGGTGGCCAACCAGGTCGGCGCCTTCCCGCTTAAGGACGGCTCGAAGGACGCGGCTGCGCTGCTGGACCTTGTGCCCGGCAGCTACACGGTCAAGGCCTCCGGGGTGGGGCAGACCACCGGTGTGGCCCTGGTCGAAGTCTACGATGTGGACGACTCGGCCAATCCCGGCGCAAAGCTGGTCAATATCTCCAACCGGGGCGAAGTCGGGGTCGGTGCGGCCATCATGATTCCCGGCTTTGTCATCGGCGGTGAGAGCGCCAAGACGGTCCTGATCCGCGGGGTGGGCCCGAAACTGGCCGACTACAACGTGACCGGGGTGTTGGAGGATCCGACCCTGCGGCTCTTCCGCGCCGGCGAGGCCACGCCGCTACTGACCAACGACAATTGGAGCGATGCGGCCAACGCGGCGGAACTGGCCGCGGCCGCCGATACGGTCGGGGCTTTTGCCCTGGATGCCGGCAGCAAGGACGCCGCCGTCCTGGTCACCCTGGAGCCGGGCAGCTACACGGTCAAGGTCTCTGGCGCCGGAGGCACCGAAGGCGTCGCCCTGGTCGAAGTCTATGAAGTCGGTGATTGA